A window of the Henckelia pumila isolate YLH828 chromosome 3, ASM3356847v2, whole genome shotgun sequence genome harbors these coding sequences:
- the LOC140892272 gene encoding LOW QUALITY PROTEIN: origin of replication complex subunit 1-like (The sequence of the model RefSeq protein was modified relative to this genomic sequence to represent the inferred CDS: inserted 1 base in 1 codon) codes for MTETPVTKKSRSSSNNLKHSICPPTPQISTTTALRRSLRLTSATPEKFPHSTPKNRLNSHLNSPTTISLAPASPQLTESKRKRKIENEQNEGLETKRASRNLDKNARHGSGRTKKRVYYKNVVYDGGQFSAGDDVYLKRREDTASDVEDPLMEECRVCFKPAGKKIMIECDDCLNGYHLRCLKPPLKEVPEGSWICNYCEARKSGKMVEFPEPPKGKKRARTAREKLISSDLWAAHVESLWKDVDGNYWFRARWYVIPEETSAGRQPHNLRRELYLTNDFADVEMESIIRHCFVMNPKEFSKADNEGDDVFLCEYEYNIHWHSFKRIAEIDSNEDDGGGVDSDDDWNSCDDSDSDTEEDTEYDNDNRHCLLPGPSPARPLAANSRKGRIFGLQKIGTKTIPEHARCRKQTDLERAKATLLLATLPKSLPCRDKEMDEITAFIKEGICDEHCLGRCLYVHGVPGTGKTMSVLAVMRNIRSEVDAGSIRPYCFVEINGLKLTSPESVYSVIYEGLSGHKVGWKKALNFLTERFSWENKCGKEDSKPCVLLIDELDLLVTRNQSVLYNILDWPTKPNSKLIVIGIANTMDLPEKLLPRISSRMGIQRLCFGPYNYLQLQEIISSRLKGIDAFEEHAIEFASRKVAAVSGDARRALEICRRAAEIADYHAKSLPLSNSNTAGMQDVEAAIKEMFQAPHIQVIRSCCKLSKIFXAAMVHELYKTGMGETTFEKLTVTVSCFCSNNGELFPGYDTLLKVGCKLGECRILLCESGAKHKLQKLQLNYPSDDVTFALKDSKDLPWLAKYL; via the exons ATGACAGAAACACCAGTGACTAAGAAATCCAGGTCTTCTTCAAACAATCTAAAGCACTCCATTTGTCCACCAACTCCACAAATCTCAACCACCACCGCTCTCCGTCGCTCCCTTCGCCTCACCTCCGCAACTCCAGAAAAGTTCCCACATTCGACTCCCAAGAATCGCCTGAATTCCCACCTTAACTCACCCACCACCATTTCATTAGCCCCCGCATCGCCACAACTCACTGAATCcaagagaaaaagaaaaatcgaaaacGAACAAAATGAGGGTCTCGAGACAAAAAGGGCCTCGAGGAATCTAGACAAAAATGCCCGTCATGGGAGTGGCAGAACAAAGAAAAGGGTGTACTATAAAAATGTTGTTTATGATGGAGGCCAGTTTTCAGCAGGGGACGATGTTTATTTGAAGAGGAGAGAAGACACAGCCTCCGATGTTGAGGATCCGCTGATGGAGGAATGTAGGGTGTGCTTCAAGCCTGCTGGTAAGAAAATTATGATTGAATGCGACGATTGCTTGAATGGGTATCACTTGAGGTGCTTGAAACCGCCATTGAAGGAGGTTCCAGAGGGAAGTTGGATTTGTAATTATTGCGAGGCGAGAAAATCAGGGAAAATGGTAGAGTTCCCGGAGCCGCCTAAGGGGAAGAAGAGGGCTAGGACTGCAAGGGAAAAGTTAATTTCCAGCGATTTGTGGGCTGCTCATGTTGAAAG TTTGTGGAAAGATGTGGACGGTAATTATTGGTTCCGGGCACGGTGGTATGTTATTCCAGAAGAGACATCTGCGGGAAGACAACCTCATAATTTGAGGAGGGAGCTCTATTTGACTAATGATTTTGCTGATGTTGAG ATGGAATCTATCATAAGACACTGCTTTGTTATGAATCCAAAAGAATTTTCCAAGGCCGACAATGAGGGGGATGATGTGTTTTTGTGTGAATACGAGTACAACATTCACTGGCATAGTTTCAAGCGCATTGCTGAGATTGACAGCAATGAAGAT GATGGTGGAGGAGTTGACAGTGATGATGATTGGAAttcttgtgatgattctgacTCTGACACCGAAGAAGACACGGAATATGACAATGATAACAGACATTGTTTATTGCCCGGACCATCTCCCGCTCGTCCTTTAGCTGCG AACTCACGAAAAGGACGGATATTTGGCCTGCAAAAGATAGGGACAAAGACAATACCAGAACATGCTCGGTGTCGCAAACAGACTGATCTTGAAAGGGCAAAAGCAACGCTTCTACTTGCAACATTGCCCAAGTCTCTCCCTTGTAGGGACAA GGAAATGGATGAGATAACGGCATTTATTAAAGAGGGCATATGTGATGAGCACTGCCTGGGAAGATGCCTCTATGTTCATGGTGTTCCTGGAACCGGCAAG ACAATGAGCGTACTTGCTGTGATGAGGAATATAAGGTCCGAAGTTGATGCAGGAAGCATTAGACCTTACTGCTTTGTGGAGATAAATGGTCTCAAATTGACTTCACCAGAAAGTGTATATAGT GTAATATACGAGGGACTGAGTGGGCATAAAGTTGGTTGGAAAAAGGCTCTCAATTTCTTGACTGAACGCTTTTCATGGGAAAACAAATGTGGGAAGGAAGATTCAAAACCTTGTGTTCTTCTCATAGATGAGCTTGATCTTCTAGTAACCAGAAATCAATCG GTTCTATACAATATTCTTGATTGGCCTACCAAGCCAAATTCCAAATTGATTGTGATAG GGATAGCAAACACTATGGATCTTCCAGAGAAGTTGCTTCCTCGTATCTCTAGTCGAATGGGCATACAAAGGCTTTGCTTTGGTCCATATAACTACCTGCAGCTTCAGGAAATAATATCCAGCCGTTTAAAAGGAATTGATGCTTTTGAAGAACATGCAATTGAATTTGCTTCAAGAAAG gtGGCAGCTGTTTCTGGAGATGCTCGTCGTGCATTGGAGATTTGTCGGAGAGCTGCAGAAATTGCTGATTATCATGCTAAAAGCTTGCCACTTTCCAACTCAAACACTGCAG GTATGCAAGATGTCGAAGCAGCCATAAAAGAGATGTTCCAGGCTCCTCATATTCAA GTGATAAGAAGTTGTTGTAAATTGAGTAAAATCT TGGCTGCTATGGTACATGAACTCTATAAAACAGGGATGGGTGAAACAACCTTTGAAAAG TTGACAGTGACAGTCTCGTGTTTCTGCTCAAACAACGGAGAACTGTTTCCAGGATACGACACTCTCCTGAAAGTCGG ATGCAAGCTTGGTGAGTGCAGAATACTGTTGTGTGAATCTGGTGCAAAGCACAAATTGCAGAAATTGCAACTCAACTATCCTAG CGATGATGTCACTTTCGCGCTCAAAGACAGCAAGGACTTGCCTTGGTTGGCCAAGTATCTCTAA
- the LOC140892273 gene encoding polyadenylate-binding protein RBP47B'-like: MSVQTVPYHQPATLEEVRTLWIGDLPYWADESYLRGWFAHTSEVLSIKVIRNKITGQPEGYGFVEFTSHQVAERVLQSFHGIQIPGTELTFRLNWASFGVGEKRIDGGPEHSIFVGDLAPDVTDYLLQETFRVSYPSVRGAKVVTDPNTGRSKGYGFVKFADEVERNRAMVEMNGIYCSTRPMRISAATPKKTTAAVPQQYVAAKAIYPAPMYSAPVQTHPVDNDINNTTVFVGNLDHNVSEEELRQIFLQFGEIVYVKIPASKGCGFVQFTARTSAEESIQSMQGAVIGQQVVRLSWGRSPTAKQQDVTGVWGQSADPNQWSAYYAYGQGYDPYALGATQDPSAYSYGAYAGYVQHPQQMEGSQDMAVLSGAVPPTEHREEIYDPLATPNVDKLNAAYLAVHGSAILGRPMWQRTFSPLP; encoded by the exons atgagCGTGCAAACGGTACCGTATCACCAACCAGCCACACTGGAAGAAGTCCGCACCCTTTGGATTGGGGATTTGCCTTACTGGGCCGACGAATCCTATCTACGCGGCTGGTTTGCCCACACCAGCGAG GTCCTTTCAATAAAAGTAATTCGAAACAAAATCACAGGTCAGCCCGAGGGTTATGGTTTCGTGGAGTTTACATCTCATCAAGTGGCAGAAAGGGTTCTGCAATCTTTTCACGGGATCCAGATTCCCGGGACCGAGCTAACTTTTAGATTGAATTGGGCATCATTTGGTGTAGGAGAAAAGCGTATTGATGGAGGCCCTGAACACTCTATTTTTGTTGGGGATTTAGCACCAGATGTTACAGACTATCTGCTGCAGGAGACTTTCCGAGTTAGTTATCCGTCAGTTAGAGGAGCCAAGGTCGTGACAGATCCAAACACTGGGCGTTCTAAGGGATATGGTTTTGTTAAGTTTGCTGATGAAGTGGAGAGGAATCGAGCGATGGTTGAGATGAATGGTATCTATTGCTCAACCAGGCCTATGCGAATTAGTGCAGCTACACCCAAGAAAACAACTGCTGCTGTTCCACAGCAGTATGTTGCAGCCAAAG CGATATATCCAGCACCAATGTATTCCGCACCAGTTCAGACACATCCAGTGGACAACGATATCAATAACACTACC GTTTTTGTGGGTAATTTGGACCATAATGTATCAGAAGAAGAACTGAGGCAAATATTTTTGCAATTTGGGGAAATTGTCTATGTCAAAATACCAGCATCCAAAGGTTGTGGTTTCGTGCAGTTCACAGCAAG GACATCTGCAGAAGAATCAATCCAGAGCATGCAAGGTGCTGTGATTGGTCAACAAGTCGTCCGTCTTTCCTGGGGAAGGAGTCCAACAGCAAAGCAGCAG GATGTTACTGGTGTCTGGGGTCAATCTGCAGATCCAAATCAGTGGAGTGCTTATTATGCTTATGGGCAAGGATATGATCCATATGCTTTGGGAGCCACGCAGGATCCTTCAGCCTATTCATACGGTGCATATGCTGGATATGTGCAACATCCTCAACAG ATGGAAGGGTCTCAAGACATGGCAGTTTTATCTGGTGCTGTTCCACCTACCGAACATAGAGAGGAGATTTATGATCCCTTGGCTACACCAAATGTTGACAA GTTAAATGCTGCTTACCTTGCTGTTCATGGAAGCGCCATTTTGGGAAGGCCAATGTGGCAGAGGACCTTCTCGCCGTTACCATAA